The sequence AATTGTGAATGCTGATAATGAAACTATTGTTAGTTTTTCGATCAATGCACAGGCGGAATATAGTGGGGATATTGAGATTACCAGGGATGACCTGGTGGATATATTGTATGAGAATATTCCTGTTGGGGATGTTCAGCTGATTTTTGATAATAAAATTGAGACAATCACGCAGCACAAAGATTGCATTGAAGTTACTTTTCAAAGAGGAGCGCCCAGGGAATTTGATTTTGTATTTGGGGCGGATGGTACGCATTCATCTGTAAGGAAACTTGTATTTGGGGAAGAGGAAAAGTATTCAAAATTCTTCGGTGCTTATTTTGCAATAGTAGAAGCACCTCTTTTGAAAGCTGGAACCGGAGCGTTGATATACCGTGAACCAGGCAAATTGGCGGCGCTGTATCCATTTAAGAATATAGTGAATGCGTTTGTAGTTTTCAGGTCGCCAAAGTTGCCGTATGATTATAAGAATGATGCGCAGCATAAGCAGATCCTGAAAGATAAATTCAAAGATAGTTCCTGGAAAATACCGCAGATATTGGATGCGATGATGAATTCGGACAATTTATATTTTGACGAAGTGTGTCAGATCCATATGCCAGCATGGACAAATGGTCGTGTGGCATTGGTGGGTGATGCTGCGTATACAACGGGTTTTCCAACAGGCATGGGAACGAGTCTGGCGATGTTGGGGGCTAGTATTATTGCGCATGCATTGCATGCAAATGAGGATTACAATAGTGCAT is a genomic window of Chitinophaga sp. LS1 containing:
- a CDS encoding FAD-dependent monooxygenase, whose translation is MKKQVLISGASIAGLSLAYWLNHFGYAVTVIEISKGLRRGGSPIDVRGDALRVAEEMGILDKIKAKELVHTDEIVNADNETIVSFSINAQAEYSGDIEITRDDLVDILYENIPVGDVQLIFDNKIETITQHKDCIEVTFQRGAPREFDFVFGADGTHSSVRKLVFGEEEKYSKFFGAYFAIVEAPLLKAGTGALIYREPGKLAALYPFKNIVNAFVVFRSPKLPYDYKNDAQHKQILKDKFKDSSWKIPQILDAMMNSDNLYFDEVCQIHMPAWTNGRVALVGDAAYTTGFPTGMGTSLAMLGASIIAHALHANEDYNSAFAKYNDSYRPFVEGVQAGITRGLNWLVPETEEGIQEAIERFL